In Risungbinella massiliensis, a single window of DNA contains:
- a CDS encoding MBL fold metallo-hydrolase, translating into MWILLLVVLLLAGAVYAHFQQMPKASLRQPAQYLQPSEWSSSQVTIGWIGHSSLLINLYGKWILTDPVFGKRVGVDIFHLQFGIKRHVLPAIDLEEMPPIDYILLSHAHMDHLDIPTLKKLANPNTTVVTAKNTSKLFRNMPFQKIVELEGKDAIMFDDDVRVQAVPVRHWGNRFPWNVQFGYSGYVLESKGSRIFFPGDTAYTPNFRWLRDLKLDITCMPIGAYSPDSFQRAHCTPEQAWEMYQDTGAKYLIPIHWNTFVLSREPILEPIKRLQQAAGNNVDQIVLTKHGESFSLKHNVESKREHLSESEITS; encoded by the coding sequence ATGTGGATATTGTTATTGGTGGTTTTGCTTCTAGCTGGAGCCGTTTATGCACATTTTCAACAAATGCCGAAAGCATCTTTGCGTCAGCCCGCTCAATATTTACAACCATCTGAGTGGTCTTCTAGTCAAGTAACCATAGGTTGGATTGGGCATTCTTCACTGTTGATTAACTTGTATGGAAAGTGGATTTTAACTGATCCAGTGTTTGGAAAACGAGTAGGTGTTGATATTTTTCACCTTCAATTTGGTATAAAGCGGCATGTACTTCCAGCAATTGATTTGGAAGAGATGCCGCCAATCGATTATATCTTATTGTCACATGCGCATATGGATCACTTGGATATTCCTACTCTAAAGAAGCTGGCCAATCCCAACACCACAGTCGTTACGGCGAAAAATACTTCCAAACTCTTTCGCAACATGCCTTTTCAAAAGATAGTGGAATTAGAGGGAAAAGATGCGATTATGTTTGATGATGATGTCCGAGTTCAAGCAGTTCCCGTTCGACACTGGGGAAATCGCTTTCCATGGAATGTTCAGTTTGGGTATAGCGGTTATGTACTGGAATCAAAAGGAAGTCGCATCTTTTTCCCAGGTGATACTGCCTATACTCCCAACTTTCGTTGGTTACGAGACTTGAAATTAGATATTACCTGTATGCCAATTGGAGCCTACTCTCCTGACTCTTTCCAAAGAGCTCATTGTACGCCAGAACAAGCATGGGAAATGTATCAGGATACAGGAGCAAAATATTTGATTCCGATACACTGGAATACTTTTGTATTATCAAGAGAACCGATCTTAGAGCCGATAAAGCGACTTCAACAAGCTGCTGGTAACAACGTAGATCAAATTGTCCTAACAAAACATGGAGAAAGCTTTAGTTTAAAACACAACGTTGAATCAAAAAGAGAGCACCTCAGTGAATCAGAAATCACATCATGA